The region CTGCGGGTTTGCTTGGGAATGCCATAGAGGATGTTCAGTGCGGCCTGTACCGCCCAACAGACAAACAAGGTGGACGTAACGTGATCTTTTGCCCACTCCAGCACCTGCTTGATCTGCGGCCAGTAGGCTACGTCATTAAATTCCACCAGACCCAGCGGTGCACCAGTGACGATCAGTCCATCGAAGTTCTCATCGCGAATGTCGTCAAAGTTACAGTAGAAGTTATTCAGATGCTCAGCAGGCGTGTTGCGTGACTCACGCGCGTCAATGCGCAGCAGCTGAATATCAACCTGAAGCGGAGAGTTCGAAAGCAAACGCAGGAACTGGTTCTCCGTTTCGATCTTCTTTGGCATCAGGTTAAGGATCAGCACCTTCAGCGGGCGAATTTCCTGACCAGAAGCACGTGAAGTTGTCATTACGAAGACATTCTCTTCACGCAAGAAATTGACGGCTGGTAGCTCGTCCTGCACCCGAATCGGCATAACCTAAAATCCTCACAGCATACGTATAAACGTTTAGACATCCAGACAGCTAACGATACCCAGAAACAGGCTTAATGTCGAGTCTGCAAGCAGAAGGTGAGAAAGTTTCAAGGAGGGGATGGTGCGGTTTGATGCC is a window of Enterobacter hormaechei ATCC 49162 DNA encoding:
- the metA gene encoding homoserine O-acetyltransferase MetA; this encodes MPIRVQDELPAVNFLREENVFVMTTSRASGQEIRPLKVLILNLMPKKIETENQFLRLLSNSPLQVDIQLLRIDARESRNTPAEHLNNFYCNFDDIRDENFDGLIVTGAPLGLVEFNDVAYWPQIKQVLEWAKDHVTSTLFVCWAVQAALNILYGIPKQTRSDKLSGVYEHHILHPHALLTRGFDDTFLAPHSRYADFPAQLIRDYTDLEILAETEDGDAYLFASKDKRIAFVTGHPEYDPHTLASEYFRDVEAGLNPDVPYNYFPKNDPQNTPRATWRSHGNLLFTNWLNYYVYQITPYDLRHMNPTLE